The DNA window tcagctttctttttatagatataaaaatatgaaaatgtactgatccatgatctgaattataatatttctgactgtgtgaggcaaaatttccccggATCGAATTGAAttggaatcgaatcgattctagaaatcagtgacgatacccagccctggCAACGGTAACAGTTACACAATCATACCAAAACTGTCCTGATAGTTTCCACTTTCTCTTTTGTATCAGACATACTGAGACAATATTCGGGATAAATAACCatgaaaacaatttatttattcagtttacACATAATGTTATAATCATTTAGCCTGTTTCACTTGAATCGTCCACTTGATGGCGCAGTAGAGCAAATGACCATCACAATGCTTCGAACCATGAGTCAACCAGTTGGATAGAAAGCTTTAGTTCATCACGAGGCTTCATCTCACCATCACTAATTTCCATTTAATTTATTAAGACAAAttaacataactgtacaaagaCATACTTAAATTTAGAATACTTTCCATATCATTTATGTGAATAAATTACACAGTTTTTACAATGTGCAATGATGAAGCCTTATTTTTTGTCACTTGCAGTTGCCTGCAGCGAAAAATTAGACCTCCAATCATACAtatattacacaaacatcacattggggaaaCCGGTCAGAACAGGTAACGtagagaaaaacaatgaaatgtatAGCACAATAGGgggtggaggagaaaaaaagagaactctactcagactgagctcctggtAGGAGATCAGTATGAgaacatgaaacaaaaaaaactcctcgccacaaaaagcacatgacttCACACCATAACATGAAATGATAACagcaacaggggtgggtaaaTGGGGTGAGAGTTTGGTGATGTAGACAgcagcatccggtcctgcagcatgaCTCTGCGCTGGTCCAGTCGACCCATGAGCCCTTCCCTCTATAGCGGCTTGCCTTGTGGGGTTTTGAACAGCTGTAACCACTTTCTTTAATCTTCGATatgccagggccaagccagctccgatcggCAAAAACCCTGTTATCATTCTTCCAAATAGGTATAAATCTTCTAGGTCCTCAATAGACAGTCCCTCCAGGCACACGATGTGCCAATGCTGCCACCCAACCATCATGCATCTGAAAGGTAACGTCCCTTGAACATGGTTGAACTCTCCTGAACATGATTTTCTGTGTCCCTGCTCCAAATCAGGGCATCCGATGTAAATGTTGCAGTCGGGAAAACAAATTCAAAATTATTACTATTTCTTGAGCTTATCAGAAGTCGAAAGCTGCAGACAAGTCAGCTCTCAGGATCCTTTGCACTCACAAAAAAAGACTTCAAGGAGGGAGCTGAATGATTAGTACAGACATGTGGACCAGACTCTATGAACTCTGAGCAGATTCAACAGTTTTTGACCAGTTTTTTCCTTATGTGATTCATAAAGCTGACTCACACAGACAGACGTCtgtactgctgctgttgttttataGTGTTCACAGAAGAGGATGCTGCTGCAGGAAACTCTGGTTTGGTTGTTTGAGATTATCTGTTGGTCAGCTGCATCATCAGCATGTGAGTTAAAATGGGAAAAGTTCTGAGGTCTTTCAAACTGGCTGAAGTTCAATTGGAGGCTCGTATGAACCCTGCTTCTGCTGTGCTTTACATTTTCTGTAGATAAGAAAAAAGCCAACAGCgaaaagcacagcaacaactGACAGTCCAGCTATTAGTAAATACAATTTTTCCTCCTTCCCTCCTGCCTCCTTCTCTTCAActtccttccctccatcctctgtgtgtcctcctgtctgacctgcaggtgagaaacaggtgtgaggtgtcagctgtcaggtaggtgatgagtgaagaacagaacagaatccatttcctcttcaaactgctgtcagacattatctactgcactctgatcacatcactcagaccagctgctttctacaaagtctcatcaacaacatctttagaaacaaacatcaacaagcaggaagcagcttcacctctgatcacacacacactcaactctactcactcacctggaggatcaacagTCAGTGTGATGGTGTTGCTGAGCCTCATTTCTTTTCCGACTAACACCTTACACTCGTATGTTCCAGCATCGGCAGTCGTAACATTCTTTAGAATCagagacacgtctccatccttcatctgtctgtcctgcagatccacccggttctgAAAAGATTGATGCTGGTTTCCTGGAACAAACACATCATCCCGGTACAAAAGGACATATTCTTCCCCCAGGTCAGTTCTGCTCCACTTTACATGGATGGCTTTGTTGTTTGGAGCTTGGCACGGGAAAGGGACGTCCTGTCCAGAATGAGCTGTGATGCTTTTCTGGCCTGAAAGAGGAaataacacagagcagagaggttaatGTAAAACTACACTAAGGATCAGAAACCAGTTAGGTCTGTTGAGCTGAAAAAGGAAGAGAATATTATATGAGACTCTGTGTGTGCTGTTCAACCAGGACAAAAGtggttttaaataaattatttaaaactaaaatttgtaaataaattcagttCTGTGGTTTCTGACGTGAACTTTTTTCCtacacatttcagtgtttttgccAGTACATAAAACCCCACAGCCCTGCAGGGCCCATGTGTTTCACACGAAAAATATACAGAGGGCAATAAAGAACCAGACAGAAGTCAACCCTTCGAACAATTTGGCATGTTCAGCTGACATCCATCCACTCTGGAAGAAGATGAGCTCAGTTATTTATGTGTGGAGGAGGCTAGCTGTGTGAACTTCAAGCTCTGCTGATGGTTTATTAATTTACCAACATTTCCCTGGTAAATGCTGGTAAATTTAAGGAGCTTTAACTCCTCAGTCAGAGAAGTTAAAGCTCCTCTGACTGAGCTTTAACTATTAAACTGGGCTGATGTGCTACAGCTTCTCCCAGAAAGACTGAATCTATTGTTTGTTGATCAAATCTAAAACAATTCCCAGATGCAGACTTCTTGAAAGAGGATGCCGAGTAGACGACAACAGATTGAAGCACAGAAACAAAGCATCATGGTAGTAAGACGCGTATTTGCTGCCGCCATATTGCTGAAGGCATTTAAACACCCGACCTGTTCCTGTAAAATGCAGTTTCCATCATTTTacatgtgtttttcattttcagggaaataaaaaacaaaaaaatctaaaaagaaaCTGAGAAAAACGTCCAACAATTAGGAAGCTGCTTGATGATATTTTAATACTATTAGTTTTTAATCAAATGTACAGAATTTAATCTGACTGAAGTTACATAACTGAGTTGGTTGATTGGTTGTGTTCAATAGACTTACATTAGTTCATGTTAGCTAACTAGTAACAGAACCAATAACACAGAGGAAAATAAGGAcactaaaacaaaaaatcagTCAACAGGGGGTCACTTTTGTGCTGCTCCTGGCTGTAAGTTTAAGTCTAAGTTAAGAAACCGAGGATATACTTTCTCTCTCTTAACAGTAAGTGGTGCTTTCTAGTTTGACAAGCTGCACTGACACAAGAAAATCCAGCTGTTAGTTGTAATGTTGGGTTTGTAGAGCACTTTATGAATGTGAATTGTGTGGAGGAGAGTCTGATCCGTCGgcaaaaaatgcactttctagtgttcattaatgttgattaatggttttcttttgtttttgatctactgcataacatttttttttataaaatcccaggccaggaaaatcacctttatgtttttctgtgtcctaTCCTACTATCCTACAaagctgctgtgatgcttacacgtTTTATAAAGTCTCgtaagtgtcagctttctttttagagATATAgaaatatggaaatgtactgatgcatgatcaaaattataatatttctgtctgtctgaggcaaaatttccccaaTTCAAATTGAGTCGGAATCGAATCGATTGTAGAAAtaagtgacgatacccagccatAATCGGCACTGTTTTATGCAATTAAACAATTTACAACATAACAGCCCACTAACCACTACACACATATCACCCCATCAGCACATCTGTAGGAAAAACAAGTCAAGGTAGATTCCAATTCATTTCCTACGGTGGTCACTTTTGACTGGAAAGACCACAGATGTAACAAagttgattaaaacacacaaaatttaATGAAAGAGGTGCTCATCACTTTAATATATTCAAGTACATAGTGTGGAGGATGTCATAAGGCCTCGAGGCATTTGGATGTAAAACACAGCTTCACAGACAGGGTTTCATCCATGtatattacaggtactgcgctgcagtggtttgtatatCTAAGAGAGTctaatttgttcatgtaaatggagagtcctcttcacacactaaagTTAATTAAGTTTTCATCAGAAGATATAGCATTCATTTTCATGATTTTgtgatttactttcctggatgattgagaatgcatcaagaaattacttgaaaagtaactattgcgttacttaaaaaaactgtttaaccctctggggtccagggtataattggccatttttcactacttttgattttccctccacatttcacctttaaaaattatttactttgccttCTTTGGTATCAtcattttcagcacaacctgacgtgtctgaatttacagttatgttttcattttgacatactgtattaacacaattgatccaaaatcagacaaaaaccataaaatcagagtagaaaaagttatatttttttactgtaacaaccacaaacattttattgaatcatatttcataactttgaCAATTAATATTTGCAtctaattttaaaattttaaaaagttttgcaaacaacaaagttatttgaatccatttaccttttaccattttttaaaacaaccgtttcaaactatttacagaacaatcagctgttctgcctTCAATAAGATGcctcacaaattatttgtgccactccaaaaatataatttctgtccactatgaaggagaacatcacagcctgatacctgcaggtctgagcagcaggtgtatcacgcctgtttctacctggagacagcagtcgcctcattgttctgatacacaacacaaaactatccacaacactacacgtGAACTACACAAGAcgacacattaactacacactccaaacacgctaaacgtcacaaatctctcacatctcaaaactcactctctctctcgctgtcactcctaaaacttcccctagttttgtttggtttttagctcataagcagagagtgcttgctagcgctAATGTGgtgaaactattgaggaaaaatattgtttatcatgactctggtttcaATTGGCCtatcaatttaaaaactggtatatctcaccttgttgctttgtctttaagtggtcatgtgactgacttaccacgactactttattcttcctcagtcaaacagcagctctcatgcgattgttttgcccatgagctccaggtgttgtgctagaCAGTGATGTGATTaccgtccgcgggagcgcgcagctgcttaaagctgtagcgtccagattacttacagctacttcctgCAGCTGATATAAGATGTGGTaaactgaacacagcttcaaccgtctgtttgttgaaaaatagtaacagactgcattttcttgttagtaactataatggcgttgtaacgataggaatagtaattagttagattactcgttactgaaaaaagtaacgccattagtaacgccgttattcccatcactgaacacaccaattagttaaactgcaggaatgtcttaaagacataaagacctggatggccgctaacatTCTGCtccttaattcagataaaactgaggttattgtactcggccctgaaaagcttagaaatatggtatctaaccagattcttactctggatggcattaccttggcctccagtaacgctgtgaggaaccttggagtcatttttgaccaggacatgtccttcaacgcacatattaaacaaatatgtaagactgctttcttccatttgcgcaacatctctaaaattagaaatatcctgtctcagagtgatgctgaaaaactagttcatgcatttattacttccaggctggacgacggtaattcattattatcaggactctctgaaaagccttcaactgatccaaaatgctgcagcaagagtactgacagggactagaaagagagagcatatttctccttttttggcttcccttcaaatccagaattgaattcaaaatcctgctcctcacatataaaggtcttaaataatcaggcccactttgctctcgctctgcagggcctacttgttgttcccagagtatttaaaagtagaatgggagggagagccttcagttttcaggcccctcttctgtggaaccagcttccagtttggattcgggagacagacactatatctctactttcaagattagacttagaactttccttttttccaaaGCATAGTGCTTGCTCATTGGCGGTCTTatgattgttggatttttctctgtatgtattggtgtagggtctaccttacaatataaagcaccttgaggcgactactgttatgatttggtgctatataaataaaactgaatttaatccATGCCAGTTTTTGTGAGCAGGGCTCCATGATGTAAATTAGCTAATTACCTTTATACATGTAGCGTTTTGTGTATTCCAGTCGTGCCTTTGGTTATCAATAAAGTAGCAGGTGTTTTAAATAATGCAGTTAGCATTCAGACCACGGGTATGCAACATTTAATGTCAAGAAATGTTTTGAGCAAGTTTTGGCCAAAATTTATCTTAATGGAGCCATAAAACATTTCAGTCGTACGTTTTCACAGCCTGTTAAGTCTAAATCACTCCTGCATCCCAAAAACAGTAGTATAAGAGttgcttttttggaaatttagttttaaaaaagaaaggtaattaattacatattttcatatttagtgAACATTGCAATTTCCCACTTGTGCTTCTGCAGTGCCTACtgatttcttttgtgtgtgtgtgtatttttttttccaacattttAGTTACACCCTCTACCTGTAAGGAGTCTAACACCTGAATTTTAATCACCTGGTGGTGAATGTCGCTGAACCTCAGTACTTGTGGTtaacatgaatgtaaacacaaaTGTCTAGTTTTTCGTGTTTCTATGGGGTCCAGATCCATATAAGAAGAGTGTAACAATATCtattcagatttatttgctttCACCACCAACACTGATTACTGTATGCTTCATCTGCTTCTGCAATTCAGTCAAAATGACTGAATGAATTGGCCCTTTTTTAAGCAAATATGTTTAGACTGCCCACCCATCCATCTTTGGCTACTAATTCTAATTCGGATCACAGCAGCAGTCTACGCAGATTAGCCCAGACCTCTCTCTGCAGAGCCACCTCCTCAATCTCTTCAGGGGGGACACTGAGGTATCCCCAAAGCAGCCAAAAGATGCGATCTTCTCCAGTGTATCCTGGGCTGCTGGGGGCCTCAACCCAATGGGACATGTCCAAAACATTGCTTTCGTAGAGTACCTTACATTTGCCTGAGCTCCTCACCACCACCCCTCCCACCCCTTTTTTAATACAATGCAGCTACTTTTGACTCTTTTGCACAAACACAGGTAGTAATCAAAATGGTCTATCAAAGTAAGCTTAAATAAATATCCacagtaatatttttttctatttaattcaATCACTGTTTTGTTGGCTTCAAAAGAAAATTCTCTAATTTCATAaatgacaaaaaggaaaaatcacaataaaaagGCAAATTTAAAGTATCAACTAATCACAAAAACCTGCTGCAAAGTCACATGATGCGATTATGATTAACCATTTCAGAATATGAACAGGCTCAACAGGCTGTGAAAACTATGTTACAAATATGAGTTATGATCTTAAACAGATTTGGTCAAACACTGCTTAGAAATTACTCTTGATAGCAAATTTGCCAACCCTAGCTCTAGGTCACCCTGGCAGGCAAAACAAGTTcatttgtttggattttttctcctcttttataTGAACTTGTATGGAGCTAAATGAGGGTTTAAAAGTTTTACGTGATTTGAAACTGAAATTCTTAgttttgatatattttttaaaaaactcaaatgaattattttgttttgaataaatttataaaaaaaaatgtttttccataCAAATCtttcttggatttttttttttttttttttacatttttttccagctttacaccctttttatttttagtattgCCTTGTGGGCCTGTATCAATGAAGAGCAGTGGGGCTTTGACTAATGACTGAGTACTAAGTTAATCATTAAGCTAATGTTACAAACATTCACCCAGCGATATAGTCCATCAGGACAATCAGAAACAGTGTTTCCTACCTGTTGGCTGGTGTCTGCAGTAAACTGTGACGGAGCGGTGGCCACCTTTaactaaaatgtttatttttaatttgtaacAAATTGTCAACTGTCAATCATTAGTCCGCACTCTGCCCCACGATTCATTCCCAAAATACAAAATCGGGATCTGAACATCTGATCTGAAGTCTGAAACTCATCAAAATACCTGGATTATTGAGCATGCACCAAGATATCAAAACTTAGAATTTCAGTTTCCTATTAAATTAAGAAAACCTTTAGCTTCAATTGTGCTCCATAGGCTCACTTCTACTGTTGAAGTTGACTTAGATCAGACACCTGTCATGTAGCCATAGTAGGTTTATGGATGGATGAAGTCTTCTTTATGTAAAGTGCAGGGTTACTATAgtgaactaaaaataaaattcagatatttaaaaaaaagacttcaggGTAAAAAAGGGTATGAAAATAACAAACAGAAACCACTGTCACTTGAAAATCTGCTCTGTGGGCCCACAAGAAAACCAACTGAATTACTTTATTTAAATCTGTTAGATTTACCTTTTCTATCAGATCACAAATATGAGAAGAAAAGCTCCTACAGCTGGCTAGAAAGTGACGAGTTTGCAGAAAAAGACAGAACATGTCTTTGTGTGCATTAACATCCAGAATGTTAACATTACTTTTGTAAGTTTATTTAGACTGACTAATGCACAGCATGTGGGCAATTTATctttttcttgtcctttttaattaaatatttaaaaaaagtaaaggggaaaaaataaataaaaatcaggcATACTACAGCTTATTGTGGTGTGAAGTGCCTTCTCTTGCTCCAAGAATTAGCTGCCCAGGTCACTCTGCTTAAGGACATTTATAACCATTTTACACAGAGAAATGTAGAAATTCCCACAGTAGGTCACTGCTGTCAAATTAGTACATGCACAAACAGGTAATGCAACTTAAAAATCAAGGTTAAAAGAGGCACAATTGAAACCGATAAAGAACTTTTGAAAGCtgtctgaattttttttaaatatgttttttctttaatatcatcttagagcaggggtgtctaTCTCCAGTCCTTGAAAGCCAGCATCCTGCTTGTTTTTGAGATATCCCTGCCCTACCTGCCGTTGATTACCTGGATCAGGTGTGCTTTGCCAATAAGAAGCTACAATGGCAGGTTAGTTGGAAAACAAACAGGACagcggcccttgaggcctggttCGACACCTGCGATTTAGAGCATAACCATGCAGACCAGTCAAGAGCGGCTGATAGTTCTGAGataagggggggaaaaaaaaaagaaacaatcacATTGACACTTTTCATCATAACACCATCTGACTATCTATTTGCTTTGTTTAAACAAGTATATGCTTTATTCACAGTAAACAACCTGTTGCAAAAGTAACTTTAACAACATTATTTTGGAACTATGTGTTCCCAAATCTTTATGGAAGTATTTGAGCAGATGGATGACTAAGGTGCAGTGTGAAACAGATCATTTGCTGCCCTCTGCTGTGAGATTTCCATACATGTAGAGCATACAAACTCTTAACAGAGTGGTAGTAAATGTGGCTCACCCCTGACAGCTCTTTTCCATTAGTAGTACCTACTCAGATCAGTGCAACTTGAGTTGTTTTCTATTATATTCAAATACCACCTAATGTGCATGGGATCACTATAGCCATGCGGCTGAAAGTCCCATGACATCATTTGTATGCAACAAGAATGTCACAAGGAGGATGTTGAGGCGATGGTATACCTGCTCCTCTATCAGTAGCTTTTTGTCAGACTCGGGGACCAtagatgtgttttttgtgtagcCATTTCCCTCACTGCCAGGTTTCAAAAATATGTGCTCTATATGTCCCTCTTCACTatgatgtactcatttctaatcctgtccttTGTGGTCATGGTGAGCTCTGCCTTCCAtctttctttgcttttaaaAGTATCCACAAGGGGGGTTAATGAAGACTCTTTGTTAGGAATTTAATGTGAAAAGGCCCACAAGTGAGTGTCCATTTCTTCACAGATGAATGAGTCAGCTGTAAACAAGTTACTAACACAAACTTCTTCTACTCACCCCAGGCCATTGGATATGTAGAACACAGCTCATAAACTAATTAATCACCAATCACTACCTACTTGATGAGGAATCAAATGTATTTGACAGTTAGGACAGCTATGCGACCGCTGCCAATAAGCAATGCCTTTCTATTGTAACTGTACCAGTCTGAACTTTAAAATACCCTCCATAtcactgtttaaaaaagaaaaaaaaagaaaaacactcaatacaaaaaaataaagtagaATGAACAgcttaaaattaatttaaaatgtacTACAAAATACCTACATATCGCATTTGCTTTAAACAATATAAATGACCACATGTTGTGCTTTGTGTACTTTACTGTGCAGGTAAATCAGGTCCTTGCTCTGTTTGGGATGACTGGGGGGGGTGACACGACTTTGTCAGAGGACATTCAGAAGCTTCAAACGATAATCCATCCACATACAAGAATAGTCATTAATTTACTGCTACGTGGGCTGGGCCGTAGATACAtggtaaggttttaaaaactgagctttacaACGTGCTGCCGATgaagtggtaataaaaaccgagagatgtcaacagtgatcactcgATCACTAACTTTCTCTTTTAAATAGTAGGTTGTTGAGATTAAACAGAACAAGACACcagagcattaaaacatgttacaaacacaacagccttaataaactcAGAGTATTCCCCAAAGCAGGGTTCACACGTAATCACTTAACCGGAGAATAGAAATTAACtttaaaagaaaggagaaagaacTGTTTGCTGAAATGAGCAAAATCTATTTTATAAATGGGCTTCAGGCAGAGACCGGTGCAACCATGTTCTGCATCATACACTATCACCACCTGTAACGAGTTGGGTTATCATTCACCAAGTTAgtacatgaataaaaacagtCCTAACCTCATTAACTACCTTTGCCTGTATACAATATGGCGGCCGCAATGACGCATCATTTAATAAATCGCTGCTACCAGAGCGCCGTATTGACGTACCGGCACAAATTTGATTTGTGGGCTACTTTTAACCAACACAAGACACCGATGTTTTCAGAGCAGAAATGGAAAGATTTTTTACGGGATTCATTCATTTCGATTAATGAAGCTTATTTTAACCTCACAGCGAAATCTCACCGGGCACGACAGCCGAGGGAACGACGACGACAACGAATAGCGAAATCCAGGTAGTCAGCGAGCACGCAGCcattgttgtttaactgaaaACTGCAGACAGTAGGGGAAAACCGATCGTCAGAATAACATTAATCGAACACAGTCAACTTAAACTTGGAGTAAAAGTTTCCGTTCACTTACTGTTTTTACACCGCGACAGGAACCTGAACCGATACGTCGCAGATCGTAACGTAGATCAATTTTATACTTAGACGTTTACAACATCCAGCTTATTTAGACGGGAAATCATCCGGTATATAGCGGAGATGAGTTGTCGCTCGATTAAGAACAGTTTAATCGTTTCCGTTACTCACGAGCTGGCGGGCGCCGACGTGCACAGTGTGAACGCTACTCGTAAATGAACACAGTGATCCGTTACGGGAGCTTACGTAGCTTCCTTACTTTTCCAGAATGTTCTGGAATCTTCCAGGTGAACGGTGAACCAGCGGCTGCAACTAGGTAGACTAACtgacttttatattttatttaattattgtacTATAAACTAAACATGTTTCCACTTGTTAGCAGCCTACAATAACtacttaacaaaataaaaataaataaaaacattaaaacatacagGAAATACCTgttcaaacaggaagtaaacaaGGCTCAAGAATTTTTTTATTCTCTATAAGCTTTATTTAGAACAATGACAATCTCAAACAGACaagcgacacacacacacacacacacacacacacacacacacacacatacatacatatatatatatatatatatatatatatatatatatatatttatttaaaaaatcccttcaagctcaggtcctctaccacaggcctgggagcttgagggtcctgcgcagtatcttagctgttcctaggactgcgctcttctggacagagatctccgatgttgttcctgggatatGCTGAAGCTACTCGcttagcttgggagtcaccgcacctagtgctccaactaccactgggaccaccgttaccttcaccctccacaacGTCTcgagctatatatatatatatatatacacatttccAAACCAATCCACACGTGCAAAGAAAACCATAGATGTCCATTGTCCATAAATGAAGTGTAATAATTAGAAATAACACAGGGAAAACTTTTTGAGCACATGAAGAGAAGCAGGTGGAAAAAGTCGTGGAAAGTTATGACACCAGTTGAAATCtatcagtaattagtaatttGCCACTTGGTGGAAATTGATATAAGCTGATTCTTTCCCAACTGATCGTCTATAAAAAGGTAACTTTTTAGCAACTTTTCACACAACACACATCTCATGATgattttttcaaagaaaacaataagcAATGCACTCATCCGCCATGGCCCATACGCATGCTCACCATGCAACACTCCATTGCTGAAACAAAAGCCTGTTGAAGCACGTTCCAAGCTCACTGAACAACATTCAGAGAAACCTTTGAAATACTGGAATTACATAGTCTGGCAAGATAAGACCAAAACTGAACTTTTTGGACGCCATAATACACACCATGTTTGGTCAAAAGGCACTGCATATCATCCAGAAAACACCAAATCAGCAGTGAAGTTGGTATAGTGTTGCTACCAGCCTGACGAAGATGAAA is part of the Maylandia zebra isolate NMK-2024a linkage group LG3, Mzebra_GT3a, whole genome shotgun sequence genome and encodes:
- the LOC143414811 gene encoding butyrophilin-like protein 2, coding for MAACSLTTWISLFVVVVVPSAVVPGQKSITAHSGQDVPFPCQAPNNKAIHVKWSRTDLGEEYVLLYRDDVFVPGNQHQSFQNRVDLQDRQMKDGDVSLILKNVTTADAGTYECKVLVGKEMRLSNTITLTVDPPGQTGGHTEDGGKEVEEKEAGGKEEKLYLLIAGLSVVAVLFAVGFFLIYRKCKAQQKQGSYEPPIELQPV